A genomic window from Algoriphagus sp. Y33 includes:
- a CDS encoding RHS repeat protein, translating into MERITGSSHIKDVMFSYLKKTVSLFFFSMVFFHLYGQENNINLPQIIPPSPSAYQLGEYGQTPVGYFTGSINPEIPIFAYSTSNLSIPISLNHHSDGIKVDQLTSNVGLGWNINSGGVITRVVRGRPDENRTTPIPQNIIGNYESGAAIDYFYNLGAGITAGSQPDYELDVFVYHFQGYSGQFVLDHNKNIVILSPSGLRVDKYENGFLITDTKGIKYYFLNTESSQFRSYGDGHSLWSGQVITGWHLSKVTHPKGDEIYLTYSPINYEYDIGNHQSITVANPTLQNSCAGGSGTGPAFTISPVVTTMSRIAGLKLDSITSNRPSQGRVVFSYRNLPVLNAAYLISDIKYFDASAKIIDGAALTYLTTSNSRTFLTSVTYSDPNKKYSFEYYSPESLPARLSFSQDHWGYYNGKNNNYFFPNPSKIDFKPTGFEMFNIGADKEPDPVYSKYGALKKIIYPTKGYTAFEFEANTYHGTKEVLPPSVNVSLPVETNSSTARTTNSRNLLNITFDQEIELNKDVSVNDYVCSPDAVPPHHVLATVTIENLTTAQTNIFYERGAGGTIALGNSFSFGPNNMHPNAYMSLKKNSSYRISISIDRPCLFGGLSFSYIPGEKQVIPAEILQGGVRISKIVKQATPTDPLETKKVYYGKKETLSQSSGIKGNDPWYFTGRTDRIPCQESLFPCSYVDVNYAVLNSSGVRNLYSSSVLGARYRYVTVSSGDDFQNGAEEYEYYIGQDIEGNNIVGDPIEGTLKVNLGWDDGLQKKVSYFKVRNGGFVPLHEKIDTYIRDSRKNNIVYGFYIRKKFNFICTPEDLGLGRLENLDIMEHKMQQNWFYKTSSTEIQYDGNGEKPFSTITNYYYENPNHLQLTKTTSEDSKGNTLSTKILYAHDISVRTPVEDKLIVQNRVGEPIQTETYQNEVRLSTNRTDYKEWGNGIILPETIRTAVRNSALENRIRYHDYDGSGNPSMVSKEGGSITSYFWGYDKQYTIAKAENTASNQISFTSFETSDKGGWTYSGTPTTIFKTGKKGYNLSSGQVTKTGIAASASSPYRVGFWARRTSGTGNVSVSGQTESLTTTWKWVEKTITSSSLTISGSSVVIDELRLHPADAMMTSYTYEPLVGMTSKTDPRGYTLIYEYDSANRLKTVKNEDGHILEHYEYNYAGN; encoded by the coding sequence GTGGAAAGAATTACTGGGAGTAGCCATATAAAAGATGTAATGTTCAGTTATTTGAAGAAAACTGTCAGTTTATTCTTTTTCTCAATGGTGTTTTTTCACCTATATGGGCAGGAGAACAACATAAACCTTCCCCAAATCATACCCCCTTCTCCTTCAGCTTATCAACTGGGGGAGTATGGGCAGACCCCTGTAGGTTACTTTACCGGTAGTATCAACCCGGAAATTCCAATTTTTGCTTACAGCACTTCAAATTTAAGCATCCCCATTTCTTTAAATCACCATTCCGACGGGATAAAAGTGGATCAGCTAACCAGTAACGTTGGTTTAGGATGGAACATAAATTCCGGTGGGGTGATCACGAGGGTCGTCAGGGGAAGACCTGATGAAAATAGGACAACTCCCATTCCACAAAATATTATAGGGAATTACGAAAGTGGTGCTGCCATCGACTATTTTTACAACCTGGGTGCCGGCATCACTGCAGGTTCACAGCCAGATTATGAATTAGACGTTTTTGTCTATCATTTTCAGGGATACTCCGGTCAGTTTGTATTAGATCATAACAAGAATATTGTTATTTTATCGCCGAGCGGCTTGCGGGTTGATAAATACGAGAACGGATTTTTGATCACTGACACCAAAGGTATAAAGTATTATTTTCTTAATACAGAATCGTCCCAGTTTCGGTCTTATGGTGATGGGCATTCTTTATGGTCGGGTCAAGTAATCACGGGATGGCATCTAAGCAAAGTTACACATCCTAAGGGAGATGAAATATACTTAACTTATTCCCCAATCAATTACGAGTACGACATAGGAAATCATCAAAGTATAACAGTTGCAAACCCGACCTTACAGAATTCATGTGCCGGCGGGTCGGGAACGGGGCCAGCATTTACTATTAGCCCTGTAGTAACAACTATGAGTAGAATCGCGGGCTTGAAGTTGGATAGTATCACCAGTAACAGGCCTAGCCAAGGAAGAGTAGTATTTTCGTATAGAAATTTACCGGTACTTAATGCTGCTTATCTGATATCAGACATCAAATACTTTGATGCATCAGCTAAGATCATCGACGGTGCTGCACTCACTTATTTGACCACATCTAATTCAAGGACTTTCCTGACAAGTGTTACTTATAGTGATCCGAACAAGAAATACTCTTTCGAATATTACAGTCCGGAATCATTGCCAGCGAGATTGTCCTTTAGCCAAGATCATTGGGGGTATTATAATGGAAAAAATAACAACTATTTTTTTCCTAATCCATCTAAAATAGATTTTAAGCCCACTGGATTTGAAATGTTTAACATCGGGGCGGATAAAGAACCCGATCCGGTCTATTCCAAATACGGAGCCCTGAAAAAGATCATATACCCCACCAAAGGCTATACAGCCTTTGAATTTGAAGCTAACACTTATCACGGAACAAAAGAGGTGCTCCCTCCTTCGGTAAATGTTTCTTTACCAGTAGAGACCAATAGTAGTACAGCCCGGACTACTAATTCTAGAAACCTTCTTAACATTACATTCGATCAGGAAATTGAGCTAAATAAAGATGTGAGTGTTAACGATTATGTTTGCAGCCCTGATGCAGTTCCCCCGCATCATGTATTGGCAACTGTCACCATAGAAAATTTAACGACAGCTCAAACCAATATCTTTTACGAAAGAGGAGCGGGCGGAACAATAGCTTTAGGAAACAGTTTCAGTTTTGGTCCCAATAACATGCATCCCAACGCGTACATGTCATTGAAGAAGAACTCCAGCTACAGAATTTCCATATCTATTGATAGGCCCTGCTTATTCGGGGGACTATCCTTTAGTTATATACCGGGAGAGAAACAAGTTATACCCGCAGAGATACTTCAAGGAGGAGTGAGAATAAGCAAAATTGTTAAACAGGCCACTCCGACGGATCCCTTGGAAACAAAAAAGGTCTATTATGGTAAAAAAGAAACCTTAAGCCAGTCGTCCGGAATAAAAGGAAACGATCCTTGGTATTTTACTGGTAGAACTGACAGAATTCCGTGTCAGGAGAGTTTATTCCCATGTTCCTATGTAGACGTAAACTATGCAGTCTTAAATTCGTCGGGTGTACGTAATCTTTATAGCTCCAGTGTGTTGGGAGCTAGGTACAGGTATGTAACTGTAAGTTCTGGCGATGATTTTCAAAATGGAGCAGAAGAGTATGAATATTATATAGGGCAGGATATTGAAGGGAATAATATTGTGGGCGATCCCATAGAAGGGACTCTGAAGGTTAATTTAGGATGGGATGACGGCCTCCAAAAAAAGGTGTCCTATTTTAAAGTTAGAAACGGTGGCTTTGTTCCTCTTCATGAAAAAATAGATACCTATATCCGGGATTCCAGAAAAAACAACATTGTATATGGGTTTTACATTCGGAAGAAGTTTAATTTTATATGCACTCCTGAAGATCTAGGGTTAGGCAGGCTAGAAAACCTGGATATTATGGAACACAAGATGCAACAAAATTGGTTTTACAAAACGTCATCCACAGAAATACAATATGATGGTAATGGAGAAAAACCATTTAGTACTATTACCAATTATTATTACGAAAACCCTAACCATTTGCAGTTGACAAAGACAACGTCAGAAGACAGCAAAGGAAATACTTTAAGTACAAAGATTCTATATGCACATGATATTTCAGTCAGGACACCGGTAGAGGATAAATTAATCGTCCAAAACCGGGTTGGAGAACCCATACAAACGGAAACTTATCAAAATGAGGTCAGACTGTCCACCAACCGTACGGACTATAAAGAGTGGGGTAACGGGATTATATTGCCCGAGACCATCAGAACCGCAGTGAGGAATTCTGCTCTGGAGAACAGGATACGTTACCATGACTACGATGGATCAGGGAACCCTAGCATGGTGTCGAAAGAAGGAGGTTCGATTACAAGTTATTTTTGGGGCTATGATAAGCAGTACACGATTGCAAAAGCAGAAAACACCGCATCTAACCAAATTTCTTTTACCTCTTTCGAAACTTCAGACAAAGGCGGTTGGACTTACTCAGGCACTCCGACAACTATTTTTAAAACAGGCAAGAAAGGTTATAATCTAAGTTCAGGTCAGGTTACCAAGACGGGGATTGCGGCTTCCGCCTCCAGTCCTTACCGGGTCGGGTTCTGGGCGAGGAGGACATCGGGGACGGGCAATGTAAGTGTTAGCGGGCAGACGGAATCCCTTACGACGACTTGGAAGTGGGTAGAAAAGACTATTACCTCGTCGAGTCTCACGATTTCAGGCAGCAGTGTGGTTATAGATGAGCTCAGGCTTCATCCAGCAGATGCCATGATGACCTCCTATACCTATGAACCATTGGTGGGCATGACCAGCAAGACCGATCCCAGGGGATATACGCTTATTTATGAGTATGACTCGGCCAACCGTCTGAAAACCGTCAAGAACGAGGACGGCCATATATTGGAGCATTACGAATACAACTACGCCGGCAACTAA